From the Lathyrus oleraceus cultivar Zhongwan6 chromosome 4, CAAS_Psat_ZW6_1.0, whole genome shotgun sequence genome, one window contains:
- the LOC127135808 gene encoding uncharacterized protein LOC127135808, which translates to MTKVYGTGTYDFHRHRVAEYPLAEPKAGERSQKGGGGGSLQSTVTVFEIQRDRLTKIAESNWLKTDEKKKDFDPELVVKIYETELLVKEGQGNKLVPLQRVMILEVSQYLENYLWPHFDPLSATFEHVMSIIIMVNEKFRENVAAWVCFHDRKDVFKEFLERVVRLKEGRELNIAEKTNYLVFNLKV; encoded by the exons ATGACGAAGGTTTACGGCACCGGAACATACGATTTCCACCGTCACAGAGTAGCGGAGTACCCATTGGCAGAACCAAAAGCAGGAGAGCGGAGTCAAAAAGGAGGTGGCGGTGGCAGTTTACAGAGCACAGTAACTGTTTTTGAGATTCAACGAGACCGTCTCACTAAGATTGCTGAATCGAACTGGTTGAAAACTGATGAGAAGAAGAAAGATTTTGATCCAGAGCTTGTTGTGAAGATTTATGAAACGGAGTTGTTGGTGAAAGAAGGTCAAGGTAATAAACTTGTTCCTCTTCAGAGAGTTATGATTTTGGAAGTTAGTCAGTATTTGGAGAATTACCTCTGGCCGCATTTCGATCCTCTTAGTGCTACTTTTGAGCATGTTATGTCAATCATCATCATGGTCAATGAAAAG TTCCGAGAGAATGTTGCTGCTTGGGTTTGCTTCCATGATAGGAAAGATGTTTTCAAAGAATTTCTTGAGAGGGTTGTTCGATTAAAGGAG GGAAGAGAACTGAATATTGCAGAGAAGACAAATTACCTTGTTTTCAATCTGAAAGTTTAA